The Caldicoprobacter guelmensis genome includes a region encoding these proteins:
- a CDS encoding 3-methyl-2-oxobutanoate dehydrogenase subunit VorB, with translation MSKVLMKGNEAIAEAAIQAGCRYFFGYPITPQNEIPAYMAKRLPEVGGCFIQAESEVSAINMVYGAAGAGARVMTSSSSPGISLKQEGLSYIAGAELPCVVVNMVRGGPGLGGIQPAQSDYFQATKGGGHGDYHLVVLAPSTIQEAVDLVMEGFDIADQYRNPVMILGDGMLGQMMEPVEFRPLSTKRQLPPKTWATTGYTGERPRNIINSLFIDPQALEEHVRRIYQKYEEIKKNEVKVECYNCENAEIIVAAYGTTARIVKSVIQKAKHEGINVGLIRPITLWPFPTSTFEEWTQREHVKAFMAVEMSMGQMVEDVRLSVNGRKPVFFYGRTGGMVPEPNAILSEVKKVIGGVSR, from the coding sequence ATGTCGAAAGTGTTGATGAAGGGCAATGAGGCCATTGCTGAAGCGGCCATTCAAGCCGGATGTAGATATTTTTTTGGGTATCCTATTACGCCCCAGAATGAAATCCCTGCGTATATGGCAAAGAGGTTGCCAGAGGTAGGCGGATGTTTCATTCAAGCTGAGAGCGAAGTGTCGGCCATAAACATGGTGTACGGTGCTGCGGGAGCGGGTGCTCGGGTAATGACATCTTCTTCTAGTCCTGGAATAAGCCTGAAACAGGAAGGATTATCATACATTGCGGGGGCTGAACTGCCTTGTGTTGTGGTAAACATGGTTCGTGGAGGTCCGGGGTTAGGAGGAATTCAGCCCGCACAGTCGGACTACTTCCAGGCAACAAAGGGGGGTGGCCATGGCGATTATCACCTGGTAGTGTTGGCGCCTTCTACTATACAGGAAGCGGTAGACCTGGTAATGGAGGGCTTTGATATAGCTGACCAGTACCGCAATCCGGTAATGATACTGGGAGACGGCATGCTGGGGCAGATGATGGAGCCGGTTGAATTCAGGCCCCTGAGCACCAAACGGCAGCTGCCACCAAAAACCTGGGCCACTACCGGGTATACGGGAGAGCGTCCAAGAAACATCATAAACTCGCTATTTATTGACCCGCAGGCTCTAGAAGAGCATGTAAGAAGAATCTATCAGAAGTACGAAGAGATCAAGAAAAACGAGGTAAAAGTTGAGTGCTATAACTGTGAGAATGCCGAGATAATCGTGGCAGCATATGGCACCACTGCGCGCATTGTAAAGAGCGTCATTCAAAAGGCAAAACATGAGGGTATAAACGTTGGGCTTATACGTCCCATCACCTTATGGCCTTTCCCTACCAGTACCTTTGAAGAATGGACTCAGCGTGAACACGTCAAGGCCTTTATGGCGGTAGAGATGAGCATGGGCCAGATGGTGGAAGATGTGCGCTTAAGCGTCAACGGCAGAAAACCTGTGTTTTTCTACGGCAGAACAGGCGGAATGGTACCTGAGCCCAATGCGATACTGTCCGAGGTCAAGAAGGTCATAGGGGGTGTTTCGAG
- a CDS encoding 4Fe-4S dicluster domain-containing protein, whose product MARVIFDEERCKGCELCTTVCPKGIVVMARDRMNSKGYHPATVIEMDKCIGCAFCARICPDVVIEVEK is encoded by the coding sequence ATGGCAAGGGTTATTTTTGATGAGGAACGATGCAAAGGATGCGAACTGTGCACCACGGTTTGTCCCAAAGGGATTGTGGTGATGGCCCGTGATCGCATGAATTCAAAAGGATACCATCCAGCTACAGTGATAGAGATGGATAAATGCATAGGGTGTGCTTTTTGTGCGCGTATATGCCCTGATGTGGTTATAGAGGTTGAAAAGTAA